CACGAACTCGTTGAGGGAGAAGGTAAAAGCACTCAAAAAGAGGGAATGGCATATTACAAAATACACCCTCATGATGGTGGCAAATGCTGCCAGACACCTTCTCGAAGTGGAAAGAGGAAAGCAGGAAATGAAAAAGGAAATGGAAAGGAATTTGAAAGAATCGAAATACAGGGTGATATTGAGCCTGCCGGGAGTGGGAGTGGTAACGGGCGTAGCACTGGTGGCGGCATTTCTCAACCACGAATTTAAGAATTACAGGAACTTCCAGAAATACTGCGGGACAGTGCCTGTAATAATCCAGAGTGGGAACTACCACAAATGCGTGATGAGGAAACACTGTGACAGGAACCTGAAAGGGGTTCTGCATATGATGGCACTGAGTGCAGTGAACGAGGGATCGTGGATGAGGGGATATTATGCCAGGAAAATAAAGGAGGGCAAGTCCTTTGGACATGCCCTCAGAGCATTGGCGAATACCCTCGTCAAGATAGCCTTCG
The Kosmotoga arenicorallina S304 DNA segment above includes these coding regions:
- a CDS encoding transposase; the encoded protein is TNSLREKVKALKKREWHITKYTLMMVANAARHLLEVERGKQEMKKEMERNLKESKYRVILSLPGVGVVTGVALVAAFLNHEFKNYRNFQKYCGTVPVIIQSGNYHKCVMRKHCDRNLKGVLHMMALSAVNEGSWMRGYYARKIKEGKSFGHALRALANTLVKIAFAMLKGLKAYDEELFLSSRGNKSPQSNYTTKTNTQGTERRTDERFSLLDSVAQTNCHLGTDSGRLSP